A stretch of Buteo buteo chromosome 9, bButBut1.hap1.1, whole genome shotgun sequence DNA encodes these proteins:
- the TLCD5 gene encoding TLC domain-containing protein 5 isoform X1, whose amino-acid sequence MLFALPLRVAYSLLAWFSLYAWFCHRYKHRNYEWSCRLVTLTHGILATCLSAYIGFIDGPWPLSHPGSPNTTLQVHVLCLSLGYFLFDLCWCVYFQAEGALMLAHHLVSILGITASLALGESAAEVNAVIFGSEITNPLLQARWFLKEMGCYHSFTGDVVDFFFVVLFTGVRIGVGAWLMYCELASPKPRWYIKLGGVIMYAVSWVFMVSICRFARRKSMKKYRAWRSRRSDELHLKTNGHLKNH is encoded by the exons ATGCTGTTCGCTCTGCCTCTGCGGGTAGCCTACAGTCTGCTTGCCTGGTTCTCTCTCTATGCTTGGTTCTGCCATCGCTACAAGCACCGGAATTATGAATGGAGCTGCAGGCTGGTCACACTGACCCATGGCATCCTTGCTACCTGTCTCTCTGCTTACATTGGCTTTATTGATGGTCCCTGGCCTTTGAGTCACCCAG GATCACCAAACACAACTCTTCAGGTACATGTGCTGTGCCTTAGCTTGGGCTACTTCCTCTTCGACCTTTGCTGGTGTGTGTACTTCCAGGCAGAGGGTGCCCTGATGCTGGCCCACCATCTGGTGAGCATCTTGGGCATCACAGCATCGTTGGCACTCGGGGAGTCAGCTGCGGAGGTCAATGCCGTCATCTTTGGTAGTGAGATCACTAACCCGCTGCTGCAGGCCCGCTGGTTCCTGAAGGAGATGGGATGTTACCACAGTTTCACAGGCGATGTGGTGGATTTCTTCTTCGTGGTCCTCTTCACTGGGGTGCGGATTGGAGTGGGGGCCTGGCTGATGTACTGTGAGCTTGCTTCTCCCAAGCCCAGGTGGTACATTAAGCTGGGTGGTGTCATCATGTATGCTGTCTCCTGGGTTTTCATGGTCAGCATCTGTCGCTTCGCTAGGAGGAAGAGCATGAAGAAGTACCGTGCTTGGAGGAGTCGGAGGAGTGATGAGTTACACTTGAAAACTAATGGACATCTGAAAAACCACTGA
- the TLCD5 gene encoding TLC domain-containing protein 5 isoform X2, translated as MLAHHLVSILGITASLALGESAAEVNAVIFGSEITNPLLQARWFLKEMGCYHSFTGDVVDFFFVVLFTGVRIGVGAWLMYCELASPKPRWYIKLGGVIMYAVSWVFMVSICRFARRKSMKKYRAWRSRRSDELHLKTNGHLKNH; from the coding sequence ATGCTGGCCCACCATCTGGTGAGCATCTTGGGCATCACAGCATCGTTGGCACTCGGGGAGTCAGCTGCGGAGGTCAATGCCGTCATCTTTGGTAGTGAGATCACTAACCCGCTGCTGCAGGCCCGCTGGTTCCTGAAGGAGATGGGATGTTACCACAGTTTCACAGGCGATGTGGTGGATTTCTTCTTCGTGGTCCTCTTCACTGGGGTGCGGATTGGAGTGGGGGCCTGGCTGATGTACTGTGAGCTTGCTTCTCCCAAGCCCAGGTGGTACATTAAGCTGGGTGGTGTCATCATGTATGCTGTCTCCTGGGTTTTCATGGTCAGCATCTGTCGCTTCGCTAGGAGGAAGAGCATGAAGAAGTACCGTGCTTGGAGGAGTCGGAGGAGTGATGAGTTACACTTGAAAACTAATGGACATCTGAAAAACCACTGA